The Bacteroidota bacterium genome contains a region encoding:
- a CDS encoding recombinase family protein has product MKKRAIIYTRVSTDEQNNGYSPADQKDKLYRYCENNDLDVVGFYHDDESAKTFNRPEWIKIMKFIKMNKGFVDYIYFLKWDRFSRNVAEAFIEIKELRKLGVEPRAIEQPLDFKIPESKIMLSIYLAAPEVDNDRRALNVFHGIRRGKKEGRWLGTCIKGYKNARDENNKPIIIPEGGQKEELVKKAFAEFATGLYNIEQLRGKLNKEGFKANRNSFWMMLRNKGYIGKVLVPAYENEKEEWVQGKHKPLIDEQTFYIVQDILARRKRISPISLEHKEMSCH; this is encoded by the coding sequence ATGAAAAAAAGAGCAATAATCTATACAAGGGTATCGACAGATGAGCAAAACAATGGCTACAGCCCAGCGGACCAGAAAGATAAACTCTATCGGTATTGCGAAAACAATGACCTAGATGTTGTCGGCTTTTATCATGACGATGAAAGTGCTAAAACATTCAACCGCCCCGAGTGGATTAAGATTATGAAGTTCATTAAAATGAATAAGGGTTTTGTGGATTATATTTATTTTTTGAAATGGGACAGGTTCTCCCGCAATGTTGCTGAAGCTTTTATTGAAATTAAGGAATTAAGAAAACTTGGTGTTGAGCCTAGGGCTATTGAACAGCCACTTGATTTTAAAATCCCTGAAAGTAAAATTATGCTCTCAATTTATCTTGCTGCTCCCGAAGTGGATAACGATCGCCGAGCTCTAAATGTGTTTCATGGCATTAGAAGAGGTAAAAAAGAAGGGCGTTGGCTAGGTACATGTATCAAGGGCTATAAGAACGCAAGGGATGAAAATAATAAACCTATAATTATTCCTGAAGGTGGTCAAAAAGAAGAATTGGTAAAGAAAGCCTTTGCCGAATTTGCTACAGGTTTATATAACATTGAACAGTTGCGTGGAAAGCTAAATAAAGAAGGTTTTAAAGCAAATCGAAATTCCTTTTGGATGATGCTTCGCAATAAGGGATATATTGGGAAGGTTTTAGTTCCTGCCTATGAAAATGAAAAGGAAGAATGGGTGCAAGGAAAACATAAGCCCTTAATTGATGAACAAACATTTTATATAGTTCAGGATATCCTCGCTAGGCGAAAAAGAATATCCCCAATAAGTTTAGAACACAAAGAGATGAGTTGCCATTAA
- a CDS encoding recombinase zinc beta ribbon domain-containing protein: MPLRGFLLCPQCGKRLTGSASTGRKGDKFFYYHCSKGCKERQVAEIANHEFENILSKFKSNELAIKLQGAVLKDRLQKKNNDGKAELERVGKEIAKQKVRIQNAKELMLDGEFSATDYKNMKLEIEEKIDSLTREEANLRVGSENQTAKIQQCLEILVNLHQYYVSGDTSKKQSIIGSIFPEKLIFENQKYRTTKVNWVVAMLCSNIKDFKDNKKGKGLFSNNLSLRVVLKGVEPPTS; encoded by the coding sequence TTGCCATTAAGAGGTTTTCTTTTATGTCCACAATGCGGAAAGAGGCTAACTGGCTCAGCATCTACCGGGCGCAAAGGAGATAAATTTTTCTACTACCATTGCTCCAAAGGCTGCAAAGAAAGGCAGGTAGCTGAAATTGCTAATCACGAATTTGAAAACATACTTTCTAAATTTAAATCGAATGAGCTTGCTATTAAATTACAAGGAGCTGTTTTAAAAGATAGATTGCAGAAAAAGAATAACGATGGCAAGGCTGAATTGGAAAGAGTAGGAAAAGAAATTGCGAAACAGAAAGTAAGAATACAAAATGCGAAGGAGTTGATGTTAGATGGTGAATTTTCTGCCACTGATTACAAGAACATGAAATTGGAGATTGAAGAAAAGATTGATTCTTTAACAAGAGAAGAAGCAAATCTCAGGGTAGGAAGCGAAAATCAGACAGCAAAGATTCAACAATGCTTAGAGATACTTGTAAACCTCCATCAATACTACGTTTCAGGAGATACTTCCAAAAAACAGAGTATAATTGGTTCGATATTTCCTGAAAAGCTGATTTTTGAAAATCAAAAGTATCGAACAACAAAAGTGAATTGGGTTGTCGCCATGCTTTGCAGCAATATCAAGGATTTTAAAGACAATAAAAAAGGGAAAGGTTTGTTTTCTAACAACCTTTCCCTTAGAGTGGTCCTGAAGGGAGTCGAACCCCCAACCTCCTGA
- a CDS encoding bifunctional 3,4-dihydroxy-2-butanone-4-phosphate synthase/GTP cyclohydrolase II — MANTLNTIEEALADLKAGKVIIVVDDEDRENEGDFVVAAEKATPEVVNFMATHGRGLICAPLTEKRCEELELEMMVSRNTSSHETPFTVSIDLLGYGCTTGISASDRSKTIKALINPNIKPVEFGRPGHIFPLKAKNGGVLRRAGHTEATVDLAMLAGFEPAGALVEIMNEDGTMARLPELFEIAKKFDLKVISIEDLIAYRLKQESIIEEEVKVKLPTQFGDFDLIAFKQTTTGQEHLALVKGDWKKDEPILVRVHSSCLTGDIFGSCRCDCGPQLHKAMQLIEKEGKGVIVYMNQEGRGIGLLNKLKAYKLQEEGFDTVEANIELGFKGDERDYGVGAQILRFLGVSKIRLMTNNPKKRAGLIGYGLEIVENISLEISSNQHNKSYLQTKKDKLGHSLKLGE, encoded by the coding sequence ATGGCAAATACCCTAAATACCATCGAAGAAGCACTGGCAGACCTCAAAGCAGGTAAAGTTATAATCGTGGTGGATGATGAAGATCGTGAAAATGAAGGCGATTTTGTTGTAGCCGCCGAAAAAGCAACTCCCGAAGTCGTTAATTTTATGGCTACCCACGGTCGTGGACTCATTTGCGCCCCGCTTACTGAAAAGCGCTGCGAAGAACTCGAACTCGAAATGATGGTAAGTCGAAATACATCTAGCCACGAAACTCCTTTTACGGTTTCTATCGATTTGTTGGGGTACGGATGCACCACCGGTATCAGCGCAAGCGATCGCTCTAAAACCATTAAAGCACTTATTAATCCCAATATCAAACCGGTTGAATTTGGGCGCCCCGGGCATATTTTCCCTTTGAAAGCCAAAAACGGCGGGGTACTGCGCAGAGCTGGCCACACCGAAGCTACTGTTGATTTGGCCATGTTAGCCGGATTTGAACCCGCTGGCGCATTGGTTGAAATAATGAACGAAGACGGAACAATGGCAAGACTTCCCGAGCTTTTCGAAATTGCAAAAAAGTTCGATTTGAAAGTAATTTCCATCGAAGATTTAATTGCCTACCGCTTAAAACAAGAAAGCATTATTGAAGAAGAGGTTAAAGTAAAACTTCCAACCCAATTTGGTGATTTCGACCTCATTGCGTTTAAGCAAACTACCACCGGACAAGAGCATTTAGCCTTAGTAAAAGGCGATTGGAAAAAGGATGAGCCCATTTTAGTGCGAGTTCACTCTTCTTGCCTTACCGGCGATATTTTTGGCTCCTGCCGATGCGATTGCGGTCCACAATTGCATAAAGCCATGCAACTTATCGAAAAGGAAGGTAAAGGTGTAATTGTATACATGAATCAAGAAGGCCGAGGTATTGGACTACTAAATAAACTTAAAGCCTATAAATTGCAAGAAGAAGGTTTTGATACGGTGGAAGCAAATATCGAATTAGGCTTTAAAGGCGATGAACGCGATTATGGTGTTGGCGCACAAATCCTGCGCTTTTTAGGCGTAAGTAAAATTCGCCTCATGACAAATAATCCAAAAAAGAGAGCCGGACTTATTGGTTACGGTCTAGAAATAGTAGAAAATATTTCCTTGGAAATAAGCTCTAACCAACACAACAAATCCTATCTCCAAACCAAAAAAGACAAATTAGGACATTCCCTCAAACTAGGAGAATAA
- a CDS encoding T9SS type A sorting domain-containing protein — translation MTKTQDYHQKQTPIRIIKIAFFFLFAFAIESQAGFKYSQARFFQNTGTVNLGSTNQQILWGQIDGTTTTFVGGWGISSLSFTMANSDNANVLKAKIWYNTVNDFATATLKDSISNPSGTIAFNIADVDSLELVSVYFFLTYDIAATGCNGNVLDATIPSGGITVIGNVAGLKSPISGSNPSGNRTISTTAIVPSVSILPSSNLVIPGTNVTLTPTPVNGGANPIYTWYVNGINTATTSGDFVLNSITTATTVYCVMTSNLACVSPLTATSSTKTINVQGYKYSASTFYQVTGTVALGAKNQQIIYAKFDGASTTTAGGWGVSSLAFGMNNTNDATVTKAKLWYNTVNDFATATLKDSISNPSGTIVFSIPGVSNLELTSVYFFLTYDIAESGCNNNVLDATVPASSITITGNIAGIKTATSLSLSGNRTIATASFAPAINVATSSSSVPSGGSVTLTPTPTNGGSNPTYAWYVNGVLTATNSGAYTITNITATTTAYCIMTSNLPCVSPVTVTSATKTISVGGYKYGASTFYQVSGNVLWGAKNQQILYGKFDGAVSTASGGWGVSSLSFVTVNTDNANVTKAKLWYNTVNDFSTAILKDSISNPSGTITFNVPGVSNLDMTSVYFFLTYDVATLATCGNTLDASLPPSAINVIGNIAGLKSVTSGANPSGNRVISTAVLTPSVTVVTSSSSVISGGSATITPTPVNGGSAPSYVWYVNGSLFTTNSGALTLTNITSTTTVYCIMTSNLLCVSPTTATSVTKTISVQGYKYSASTFYQVLGTVAPGSKHNQILYGKFDAATSNNSGGWGVSALKFNMTSFNNANIAKAKLWFNTVNDFSTATLKDSVSNPTGVITFNIGGVSNLGAGSVYFFLTYDMAFSGVCSGNIIDASVASNGITIVGNIAGQKSVTSGSNPTGYLTVSTVSTPASVSIAASANSVVSGGSVTFTPSPVNGGSNPTYNWYVNNVLTTTNNGAFTLTNITVQSNVYCKMISNLACSNAQLTSNTKNVTVTIAGYQYGSSTFYQVSGTVVPGAKNQQIMYGKLDGAPSAFTGGWGVSGLSFAMANSSNTDVLAAKLYYNTVNDFSTAILKDSIANPFGTINFSIAGISNLGLGSVYFFLAYDVAASGPCNGNILDASVPLNGINISGNIAGPKSVTTDANPVGSRTVVASPIVPSVSITENVNNVTPGSSVILTPHPVNGGANPSYAWYVNGVYTTSTTGSYELSNLLHQTTVYCIMTSDLVCAVPQSISSGIKTIIVQGYKYGSSTFYQASGSVVPGAVNQQIIYGKLDGAATTAPNGWGVNQLSFIMSNSNNANVTAAKLWYNTSNDFASATLKDSIANPSGTITFSVAGVSNLELGSVYFFLTYDIAADGVCDGNELDAVVATNGIAINGNIAGNYSVTTDANPAGNRIISSTVLVPSVSISSNKTTVTAGNAAVFTASAVNGGNSPSFDWYVNGIMMATTSGTFTLTNITSTVNVYCVMTSDLMCVSEATATSAIQTVSITNAKYLQSRFYQVTGTLNPGAKNQQIMWGQFDGGTTNNIGGWGVSQIKFNMNNSNNAAVTAAKLYFNTVNDFATATLKDSIANPAGTITFNIGGVSNLDLDSYYFFLAYDISPAICAGNTFDASIPTSAITVVGNVAGLKTPVSGTNPSGNRSFSGTALVPSVTLTTSGTSTCVGYPVTFTPNPVNGGSNPSYQWFVNNVSVGTTTGDFVVSNLTNQAKVYCVMTSNLPCVSTPTATSATKTITVSSFSASITITGPNSVVEGTTANFSATVLNGGSLPTYQWFRNGIALPGATKSTMFTDFAVSGDKITCRVTSNKSCTSPITATSNEIVVSTQSKSRSAAILDFSARNGETFQNNLFSAKHIMDVAGIPYIVSSSLDVVQNYPMILCTSWLDSVAFTAYEDSVISNYVKHGGVIILPRMKNNDIKFVFGVNGYFSSTTRYQMSWNMGSNDASLRWFDDTLEQKISLGRNNNPSIFDTRSYSLTTATPLAFYEDGNVAITKNHYHNGYAYALGMSLKDLVLRPQLNLDYNAQRTFSNGFEPSTDVFIFWIKALYAQYVPNAVWKHTSPGDTKATIMMTHDIDAATSCLLMPANADYEDSLNIRATYFITTHYIHDFVAGDFWTGYTPQRQYLLSKNMEVASHSVGHFPDMDIESIVAIGAPGNTVTNYLPHYNGNFTVGASVYGEVEVSKSLLDTDLGISIESYRPGYLYQHNQQINAMKDLGYKYSSSMSGNDVLTAFPYLAHKDMVFEGDVTDLLEIPMTISDAQVSDKVDSANYPRHVSRWLYCVEKNLANGAPTNLLIHPTRDFKLWAERLFVSQLPNGLTFRTVKEYGEYWKMRNNVSYTTTINASNVMTIVIPSMYLPLSNDFSIVIDNGQNLAAIQVKDENGNTIEMEHVNWLDNGVLLFGETPDGDGDRQSFVSGKAVVKKKAKAEVADIYTRCYPNPFIAETNIVYLLKTKADVTLEIFNVFGEKVQTLVNTTEAEGIHQVLFNAKGMAAGVYYYELTVDGKRKMEKIVLTE, via the coding sequence ATGACAAAAACCCAAGATTACCACCAAAAACAAACACCTATTCGAATCATTAAAATTGCCTTTTTCTTTCTTTTTGCGTTCGCAATAGAGTCACAAGCCGGATTTAAATATTCGCAAGCAAGATTCTTTCAGAATACCGGAACAGTAAACCTAGGCTCCACAAATCAACAAATTCTTTGGGGGCAAATTGATGGAACAACCACCACCTTTGTGGGTGGATGGGGAATTAGTTCCCTATCTTTTACCATGGCCAATTCGGATAATGCGAATGTGCTAAAAGCAAAAATATGGTACAATACGGTTAATGATTTTGCAACAGCCACCCTTAAAGACAGTATTTCAAATCCAAGTGGAACTATTGCATTTAATATAGCGGATGTTGATAGTTTGGAATTGGTATCCGTTTATTTTTTCCTTACTTACGATATTGCAGCCACAGGTTGTAATGGAAATGTATTAGATGCCACCATCCCAAGTGGCGGAATTACGGTGATTGGAAACGTTGCCGGATTGAAATCACCGATTAGTGGAAGTAATCCAAGTGGAAACCGAACTATTTCAACAACAGCTATAGTACCTTCGGTTAGCATTCTTCCGAGCAGCAATTTGGTGATACCCGGAACCAATGTTACTTTAACACCAACACCGGTGAATGGTGGAGCAAATCCTATTTATACTTGGTATGTAAATGGTATTAATACTGCAACCACTTCAGGTGATTTTGTGCTAAATTCCATTACCACTGCGACTACTGTGTATTGTGTGATGACATCCAATTTAGCTTGTGTGTCGCCTTTAACAGCAACATCTTCAACAAAGACCATAAATGTGCAAGGTTATAAATACAGTGCAAGTACTTTTTATCAGGTAACCGGAACAGTTGCTTTAGGCGCAAAAAATCAACAAATTATATATGCAAAATTTGATGGAGCAAGCACTACCACTGCCGGTGGGTGGGGAGTAAGTTCGCTTGCATTTGGTATGAATAATACCAATGATGCTACTGTTACAAAGGCAAAATTGTGGTACAATACTGTAAACGATTTTGCGACAGCTACACTTAAGGATAGTATTTCAAATCCGAGTGGTACCATTGTTTTTTCGATTCCGGGAGTGAGTAATTTAGAACTTACTTCGGTATATTTCTTTTTAACGTATGATATTGCAGAATCTGGATGTAATAACAATGTGTTAGATGCTACAGTGCCGGCCTCATCCATAACCATAACCGGAAATATTGCCGGAATAAAAACGGCAACTTCACTTAGCTTAAGCGGTAATAGAACCATTGCGACAGCGTCATTTGCACCGGCTATTAATGTTGCCACTAGCAGTAGTTCAGTGCCTTCGGGCGGTTCAGTAACTTTAACGCCTACACCCACCAATGGCGGTAGTAATCCTACTTATGCTTGGTATGTAAACGGTGTGTTAACAGCAACAAATTCGGGGGCATATACTATTACAAATATAACCGCCACAACAACTGCGTATTGCATTATGACATCCAACTTGCCTTGTGTTTCGCCTGTAACAGTAACATCGGCAACCAAGACCATTTCGGTAGGCGGATATAAGTATGGAGCAAGCACCTTTTATCAAGTAAGTGGGAATGTATTGTGGGGCGCAAAAAATCAACAAATCCTTTATGGTAAGTTTGATGGAGCTGTTTCAACTGCTTCGGGCGGATGGGGAGTTAGTTCATTGAGTTTTGTTACCGTGAATACCGATAATGCTAATGTTACTAAAGCTAAACTTTGGTATAATACTGTAAATGATTTTTCGACCGCAATTTTAAAAGATAGTATTTCAAATCCGAGTGGAACTATTACGTTTAATGTGCCGGGAGTAAGTAACTTGGATATGACTTCCGTTTATTTTTTCCTTACCTATGATGTTGCAACATTAGCTACTTGCGGTAATACGCTTGATGCTTCTTTACCACCAAGCGCCATTAATGTAATTGGAAATATTGCAGGATTAAAATCCGTAACAAGCGGCGCAAATCCAAGTGGAAATCGTGTTATTTCTACAGCCGTATTAACACCATCTGTAACTGTTGTAACGAGCAGCAGCAGTGTAATATCTGGTGGCTCTGCTACTATAACCCCAACACCGGTGAATGGCGGTTCGGCGCCATCTTATGTCTGGTATGTGAACGGCTCACTTTTTACTACTAATTCAGGCGCTTTGACGCTTACAAATATTACCTCGACAACAACGGTTTATTGTATAATGACATCCAATTTATTGTGTGTTTCGCCAACAACTGCAACATCGGTTACAAAAACAATTAGTGTTCAAGGCTATAAATATTCAGCAAGTACATTTTATCAAGTGCTTGGTACTGTTGCACCGGGATCTAAGCACAACCAAATTTTATATGGCAAATTTGATGCTGCCACCAGCAATAATTCAGGAGGCTGGGGAGTAAGTGCCTTAAAATTTAACATGACTAGTTTTAACAATGCCAATATTGCTAAGGCGAAGCTTTGGTTCAATACTGTTAACGATTTTTCTACGGCCACTTTAAAAGATAGTGTTTCTAACCCTACCGGTGTTATCACATTTAATATTGGAGGAGTAAGCAATTTGGGGGCCGGATCGGTTTATTTCTTTTTAACTTATGATATGGCTTTTTCGGGTGTTTGTAGTGGTAACATTATAGATGCCTCAGTTGCAAGCAATGGAATTACTATTGTTGGTAATATTGCCGGTCAGAAATCAGTTACCTCCGGATCTAATCCTACAGGATATTTAACTGTTTCAACCGTAAGTACCCCAGCTTCAGTAAGTATTGCTGCGAGTGCTAATTCGGTGGTTTCGGGAGGTTCGGTAACGTTCACACCATCACCGGTTAACGGCGGTAGCAATCCAACTTATAACTGGTATGTAAACAATGTACTTACAACTACCAACAATGGCGCATTTACCTTAACTAACATTACAGTTCAAAGCAATGTGTATTGCAAGATGATTTCAAACTTGGCATGTTCAAATGCACAATTGACATCTAACACAAAAAATGTTACTGTTACAATTGCCGGATATCAATATGGTTCTAGTACTTTTTATCAGGTAAGTGGAACAGTTGTTCCCGGCGCAAAAAATCAGCAAATTATGTATGGGAAATTAGATGGTGCGCCATCAGCATTTACCGGTGGTTGGGGAGTAAGCGGATTATCATTTGCAATGGCAAACAGTTCCAATACAGATGTGCTTGCAGCTAAATTGTATTATAATACGGTAAATGATTTTTCAACGGCTATTTTAAAAGATAGTATTGCCAATCCTTTTGGAACGATTAATTTTTCGATTGCCGGTATTAGTAATTTAGGATTGGGATCGGTTTATTTCTTTTTAGCTTATGATGTTGCAGCATCAGGTCCGTGTAATGGAAATATTTTGGATGCTTCAGTTCCCTTGAATGGAATTAACATTAGCGGAAATATTGCCGGACCAAAATCGGTAACTACCGATGCAAACCCTGTTGGAAGCCGCACTGTGGTGGCAAGTCCTATTGTTCCATCGGTTAGCATTACCGAAAATGTAAATAATGTAACACCTGGTAGTTCAGTTATTTTAACTCCACATCCGGTAAATGGAGGAGCAAACCCTTCTTATGCTTGGTATGTGAACGGAGTGTATACCACCAGCACCACTGGCAGTTATGAGCTAAGCAATCTTTTGCACCAAACAACCGTATATTGTATCATGACCTCTGATTTAGTTTGTGCAGTTCCACAATCAATAAGTTCGGGAATCAAAACGATAATTGTTCAGGGTTACAAATATGGCTCCAGTACTTTTTATCAGGCAAGTGGCAGCGTGGTGCCAGGCGCGGTGAATCAACAAATTATTTATGGAAAATTGGATGGTGCTGCTACTACCGCTCCCAATGGATGGGGTGTAAACCAATTGTCGTTCATAATGAGTAACAGTAATAACGCAAATGTTACTGCAGCCAAATTGTGGTACAACACCAGTAATGATTTTGCGAGTGCTACCCTTAAGGACAGTATTGCCAATCCAAGCGGAACAATTACTTTCTCAGTTGCCGGAGTTAGCAATTTAGAATTAGGGTCTGTTTATTTCTTTTTAACTTATGATATTGCGGCGGATGGTGTGTGCGACGGAAATGAATTGGATGCGGTGGTTGCAACAAACGGCATCGCCATCAATGGAAACATTGCAGGAAATTATTCTGTAACTACTGATGCCAATCCGGCCGGTAATCGTATTATTTCATCAACGGTGTTGGTGCCTTCGGTAAGTATTTCGAGTAATAAAACCACTGTAACAGCCGGTAATGCTGCTGTATTTACTGCAAGTGCTGTGAATGGCGGAAATTCACCAAGCTTTGATTGGTATGTGAATGGGATAATGATGGCAACAACATCAGGTACATTTACACTTACTAATATTACTTCAACGGTGAATGTTTATTGTGTAATGACATCAGATTTGATGTGTGTTTCGGAAGCAACTGCAACTTCAGCCATCCAAACTGTAAGCATCACCAACGCCAAGTATTTGCAAAGCAGATTTTATCAAGTTACCGGAACCTTAAATCCGGGTGCAAAAAATCAGCAAATTATGTGGGGTCAGTTTGATGGGGGGACTACCAATAATATCGGTGGATGGGGAGTTAGCCAGATTAAGTTTAACATGAACAATTCGAATAATGCAGCTGTAACTGCAGCTAAATTATATTTTAATACAGTAAATGATTTTGCAACTGCAACACTTAAGGATAGCATTGCAAATCCTGCCGGCACTATCACTTTTAATATTGGCGGTGTTAGCAATTTGGATTTAGATTCGTATTATTTTTTCTTAGCTTATGATATTTCTCCGGCTATTTGTGCAGGAAATACTTTTGATGCAAGCATTCCAACAAGTGCGATTACGGTGGTAGGAAATGTTGCTGGTTTGAAAACACCTGTAAGTGGCACAAATCCTAGTGGAAACAGGTCTTTTTCGGGAACAGCTTTAGTTCCAAGTGTTACTTTAACTACTAGCGGTACTTCTACTTGTGTGGGATATCCTGTTACGTTTACACCCAATCCGGTGAATGGAGGATCTAATCCTAGTTACCAGTGGTTTGTAAACAATGTGAGTGTAGGAACAACTACAGGAGATTTTGTTGTAAGTAACTTAACAAACCAAGCAAAGGTTTATTGTGTGATGACCTCAAATTTGCCTTGTGTATCCACACCTACAGCAACATCAGCAACTAAAACAATTACCGTATCAAGCTTTTCTGCTTCAATAACAATTACAGGACCCAATAGTGTTGTTGAAGGAACCACAGCGAATTTTTCTGCTACAGTTTTGAACGGAGGTTCGCTACCAACTTATCAATGGTTTAGAAATGGAATTGCATTACCAGGCGCAACAAAATCAACAATGTTTACAGATTTTGCGGTAAGCGGCGATAAAATTACATGTAGGGTTACCAGCAATAAATCATGCACCTCTCCAATTACTGCCACTTCCAATGAAATTGTAGTAAGTACACAATCCAAATCGCGAAGTGCGGCAATTTTGGATTTTAGCGCTCGAAATGGAGAAACTTTTCAAAACAACTTATTTAGTGCAAAACATATTATGGATGTTGCCGGTATACCGTACATTGTTTCCAGCAGCTTGGATGTGGTTCAAAATTATCCTATGATTTTATGTACTTCATGGTTAGATAGTGTTGCTTTTACAGCCTATGAAGATAGTGTTATCTCAAATTATGTGAAGCATGGTGGTGTAATTATATTACCACGTATGAAAAACAATGACATTAAATTTGTATTTGGGGTGAATGGATATTTTAGTTCCACAACACGTTACCAAATGAGTTGGAATATGGGTAGCAATGATGCTTCTTTGCGCTGGTTTGACGATACGCTGGAACAAAAAATCAGTTTAGGAAGAAATAATAATCCTTCGATTTTCGATACACGAAGTTATTCGCTTACAACAGCTACACCACTTGCTTTTTATGAAGATGGAAATGTAGCAATTACTAAAAATCATTATCACAATGGATATGCTTATGCATTGGGAATGTCGTTAAAGGATTTGGTTTTGCGTCCACAACTAAATTTAGATTACAATGCACAACGTACTTTTTCGAATGGTTTTGAACCTTCAACGGATGTATTTATATTTTGGATAAAGGCTTTATATGCGCAATATGTGCCTAATGCTGTGTGGAAGCATACCAGCCCGGGTGATACCAAAGCTACTATTATGATGACCCACGATATCGATGCTGCAACTTCTTGTTTGTTAATGCCTGCTAATGCTGATTATGAGGATTCTTTAAATATCCGAGCTACTTATTTTATTACTACGCATTACATTCACGATTTCGTGGCGGGTGATTTTTGGACCGGATATACGCCTCAACGCCAGTATTTATTGTCGAAAAATATGGAAGTTGCTAGTCACTCTGTAGGCCATTTCCCGGATATGGATATTGAATCGATTGTAGCTATTGGTGCTCCGGGAAATACGGTTACTAATTACTTGCCTCATTATAATGGAAACTTTACCGTAGGCGCTTCTGTATATGGTGAAGTAGAGGTTTCTAAAAGTTTATTGGATACAGATTTAGGTATTAGCATCGAATCGTACCGTCCAGGATATTTGTATCAGCACAACCAACAAATTAATGCCATGAAAGATTTGGGCTACAAATACAGTTCAAGTATGAGTGGTAATGATGTTTTAACTGCATTCCCTTACCTTGCGCACAAGGATATGGTATTTGAAGGCGATGTGACAGATCTTTTGGAAATACCTATGACCATTTCGGATGCACAAGTTTCGGATAAGGTTGACTCAGCCAATTATCCTAGACATGTGAGTCGTTGGTTATATTGTGTGGAAAAGAATTTAGCTAATGGAGCACCTACCAATTTATTGATTCACCCAACACGTGATTTTAAATTGTGGGCGGAACGTTTGTTTGTGAGTCAATTGCCGAATGGGCTTACTTTCCGGACCGTGAAAGAGTATGGAGAATACTGGAAAATGCGTAACAACGTAAGTTATACAACTACAATTAACGCATCAAACGTAATGACCATTGTTATTCCAAGCATGTATTTACCTTTGAGTAATGATTTTAGTATTGTGATTGATAACGGTCAAAACTTGGCTGCTATTCAGGTGAAGGATGAGAATGGTAATACTATTGAAATGGAACATGTAAATTGGTTGGATAATGGTGTATTGTTATTTGGCGAAACACCTGATGGGGATGGAGATCGTCAGTCGTTTGTATCGGGCAAGGCCGTTGTTAAGAAAAAAGCAAAAGCGGAAGTAGCGGATATTTATACACGTTGTTACCCTAATCCGTTTATTGCTGAGACGAATATTGTTTACCTACTTAAAACAAAAGCAGATGTAACACTAGAAATCTTTAATGTGTTTGGTGAAAAGGTGCAAACCTTAGTGAATACAACAGAAGCAGAAGGAATTCATCAGGTGTTATTTAATGCTAAAGGAATGGCTGCCGGGGTTTATTATTATGAATTAACGGTGGATGGAAAGCGTAAAATGGAGAAAATTGTGTTGACGGAATAG